In Pyrus communis chromosome 1, drPyrComm1.1, whole genome shotgun sequence, the following are encoded in one genomic region:
- the LOC137725802 gene encoding uncharacterized protein — MEFDGEVIDFILSETIKYPNDDHSCFSIDILESLAQDFLDSLDKDPLETTIAEGMGIEPNPAVHDDGISEMVAALESSPQYQTLKYLLTKKEAKPRLIRWMLLLQEFDIEIQDKKGSENVVADNLSHMVHEEEAVPIPEAFPDEQLMSVEVSEPWKLQLNELEEIRHEAYENALICKEKSKAFHDKMIRSKTFVLGQKVLLFNSRLRLFPDIKGISPTMCMHRILLEEGAKSTSEPQRRLNPHMKEVVRNEVLKLLDVGIIYPISDSKWVNVVFHFDKACMDAFNTLKHELTSTPIIMAPDWSLPFELMCDASDYAIGAVLGQRVNKLPHVIYYAKFDLEIRDKKGSDNVVADHLSRLNENHGVGQPLPLNESFPDEQLLVIQEKEPWYADFVNYLVCGIIRNDLSFQERKKFLAMVTHYVWDEPYLFKYCPDQIIRRCVPESEQQSILTFSHTLALAVDYVSKWVEAIATITNDHKVVLNFLKDVIFCRFGTPRAIISDGGSHFCNKPFESLMKKYNINHKVATPYHPQTSGQVEISNREIKNILMKTVSPTRKDWSLRLNDALWAYRTAYKTPIGMSPYR, encoded by the exons atggaatttgatggggaagttattgatttcattctttctgaaactattaaatatcctaatgacgatcattcttgtttctctattgatatactTGAGTCATTGGCGCAGGATTTTCTTGATTCATTGGACAAAGACCCACTTGAAACCACAATTGCTGAAGGAATGGGTATAGAACCAAATCCGGCCGTGCATGATGATGGCATTTCCGAGATGGTGGCTGCACTTGAATCATCGCCACAATATCAAA cgttgaagtacttactcacCAAAAAAGAGGCtaaaccaaggcttattcgttggatgcttctacttcaagagttcgatatcgaaatccaggacaagaaaggaagtgaaaatgtggtggctgacaaCTTGAGCCACATGGTACATGAAGAAGAAGCCGTACCTATCCCAGAggcattcccagatgagcaattgATGTCCGTCgaggtaagtgagccatg gaagcttcaactgaatgagcttgaggagataAGGCATGAAGCATACGAGAACGCGTTGATTTGCAAGGAGaagtcaaaggcattccatgacaagatgattcgtagcaagacATTTGTTctagggcagaaagtgctactctTCAATTCCCGTCTTCGCttgtttccag atatcaagggaataagccctaccatgtgcatgcataggattcttttggaagAGGGAGCAAAGTCAACCAGTGAACCACAAAGgaggctcaatccacacatgaaggaagttgtgaggaatgaagtgttgaagttgttagatgtggggatcatatatcccatttctgatagcaaatgggtga atgttgtatttcattttgataaagcttgtatggatgcattcaatactttgaaacatgaattaacctcaacccctattattatggcaccagattggtctttaccttttgaattaatgtgtgatgcctctgactatgctattggtgcagttttagggcaaagggtgaacaagctcccacacgtgatctactatgcaa agtttgacttggaaattcgagataagaagggaagtgataatgttgtggctgaccatttgtcacggctcaatgaaaaccatggagttggacaacctttgcctctaaatgaatcatttcctgatgaacaactccttgttattcaagaaaaagaaccatggtatgctgattttgttaattatcttgtttgtggtataattagaaatgacctttcttttcaggaaagaaagaagttccttgccatggtaacgcactacgtttgggacgaaccatatttgtttaaatattgccctgaccaaatcattaggaggtgtgtcccagagagtgagcaacaaagcattctaacgttcagccatacattggcat tggcagtagattatgtatccaaatgggttgaagccattgctacaataactaatgatcataaggttgttttgaattttcttaaagatgtgattttttgtaggtttggaaccccaagagctattattagtgatggtggcagccatttctgcaacaaaccctttgaatccttgatgaagaagtacaacatcaaccacaaagtggcaaccccgtaccatcctcaaacctcaggacaagtggagattagcaatagggagatcaagaacattttgatgaagaccgtaagccctacaaggaaggattggtcactgaggttgaatgatgcactatgggcatatagaacagcatataagacccccattggcatgagtccttatcgc